A window of the Ostrea edulis chromosome 1, xbOstEdul1.1, whole genome shotgun sequence genome harbors these coding sequences:
- the LOC125664069 gene encoding flagellar attachment zone protein 1-like, whose protein sequence is MDGLPGIEALFREHKRLASKLTKDEMRALRGYLDNRLAVEQNDLLFNMKTLKTNFDMKTLEMEETITRMQKEMELKNELMQQYKSTDTNLATVHKRREERLEREQTVLHSDIERLRTEVLSLTHEIELVTRERNSFEKEIKDARIKISKLERIAEKVEAAEKLIIENEKWQQDLVRCKMNVDNRDREILRLHNENEKLAKEFSEKTALLAKFKEDFESCRTEIKRLAKELAVKSDNLAVAKYNLGEEKQNVSDLERELKNLKESIESEKEHKPENGRTDSLALRVELLKIHHNHLEGRVQLLEEKVQMYRNQARILSHDLAKIAQDISNVSQLKDKVIVHGTTSIEKLLNETYDSLQVRRENMESTLSDLSSQVPSIISKDVLSIKQDVMAVKKQADAFKASEIAHKCFRLVQRIEACEKTQMFITSPKGHLTMVTPSTHNGYKDNNDNIVLTNSKPEVDKTRRRSESIMNEVSQPQSSFLRRKPSTPHLFRSRMPPPPTPFSAWRRRSSVSLDTAHSVTPTLIDLNINSPGVQSPRERSRTFFPS, encoded by the exons ATGGACGGCCTACCTGGAATTGAAG cCCTTTTTCGAGAACACAAGAGACTGGCATCAAAGCTAACAAAAGATGAAATGAGGGCTTTAAGAGGTTACCTTGACAACAGGTTGGCTGTGGAACAGAATGATCTGTTGTTTAACATGAAGACACTAAAGACAAATTTCGACATGAAGACTTTGGAAATGGAAGAGACGATTACAAGAATGCAAAAGGAGATGGAGCTGAAGAACGAGTTAATGCAGCAGTACAAGTCCACGGATACAAATTTAGCAACGGTCCATAAACGGCGGGAGGAGAGGTTAGAACGAGAGCAGACAGTCCTCCATTCAGACATAGAGAGACTGAGAACGGAAGTTCTGTCTCTGACTCACGAAATCGAACTCGTTACCCGCGAACGTAATTCATTTGAAAAGGAAATTAAAGATGCACGGATTAAGATATCTAAATTGGAAAGAATCGCAGAAAAGGTAGAAGCTGCTGAGAAATTGATTATCGAGAATGAAAAATGGCAGCAGGATCTGGTCCGTTGTAAAATGAATGTGGATAACAGAGATAGAGAAATTCTAAGGCTtcataatgaaaatgaaaaattggcAAAGGAGTTCTCTGAAAAGACTGCGTTATTGGCAAAGTTCAAGGAAGATTTTGAAAGCTGTCGCACAGAGATAAAGCGACTGGCGAAAGAACTCGCTGTCAAATCCGACAATTTAGCGGTTGCAAAGTACAACTTGGGTGAAGAAAAGCAAAACGTGAGTGATCTGGAAAGAGAGTTGAAAAACTTGAAAGAATCTATTGAGTCGGAGAAAGAACATAAGCCTGAAAATGGTCGAACGGACTCCTTAGCATTACGTGTTGAGTTGCTAAAGATCCATCACAATCACTTAGAGGGCAGAGTGCAACTTCTGGAAGAAAAGGTACAAATGTATCGAAATCAAGCCAGAATTCTTAGTCATGATCTTGCCAAAATTGCACAAGATATCTCAAACGTTTCCCAGCTCAAAGACAAAGTAATAGTTCATGGCACGACCTCTATCGAAAAGTTGCTAAACGAGACATACGACAGTCTTCAAGTTCGTAGAGAAAACATGGAGTCAACGCTCAGTGATTTATCATCACAAGTACCCTCCATTATTTCGAAAGATGTATTGTCTATCAAACAAGACGTCATGGCTGTCAAAAAGCAAGCTGATGCTTTCAAAGCCTCAGAAATCGCACACAAATGCTTCCGCCTTGTTCAACGTATTGAGGCGTGCGAGAAAACACAGATGTTTATCACTTCACCCAAAGGACATTTAACAATGGTTACTCCTTCCACTCACAACGGTTACAAAGACAACAACGATAACATTGTTTTGACAAACTCGAAACCGGAAGTGGATAAAACAAGGCGACGGTCTGAAAGCATTATGAACGAGGTTTCACAACCTCAGTCTTCCTTTTTGCGTAGGAAGCCCTCCACTCCTCATCTGTTCCGCTCTCGAATGCCCCCACCACCTACCCCATTTTCAGCTTGGCGAAGGCGAAGTTCGGTCTCACTTGACACTGCCCACAGTGTGACACCAACTCTTATTGACCTGAACATAAATTCACCCGGGGTGCAGAGTCCGAGGGAAAGGTCAAGAACATTCTTCCCCTCGTGA